The Flavobacterium praedii genome window below encodes:
- a CDS encoding quinone oxidoreductase family protein, with amino-acid sequence MKALTFSKFGDSNVLEYKEIPAPILKTDEILVEMKAIGLNFADVYRRKGNYHLKGNPPFIAGYEGAGIVVNANGNSEFKIGDRVAFADVPFANAEFVAVPLEHVIPLPENISFETAATILLQGLTAHYLATDSHKTQKGETVLVHASAGGVGQFLTQISKLLGARVIGLTSSAEKASVSKQNGADAVFLYSENWKTQVFDFCPNGVDVVYDSIGSTLTDSFEVTKECGQVVFFGMAGGDPELVNPRMLMDTSKTLTGGDLWSYLKSKEERIKRAHHLFDWIANGDITIAAPTTFKLSEGKLAHDYLESRKSTGKIILIP; translated from the coding sequence ATGAAAGCACTTACCTTCTCCAAGTTTGGAGACTCCAATGTTCTTGAATATAAAGAAATACCTGCACCAATTTTAAAAACCGATGAGATTTTGGTCGAAATGAAAGCTATTGGCCTCAACTTTGCCGATGTGTACAGACGAAAAGGGAATTATCACCTCAAAGGAAATCCCCCATTTATTGCGGGTTACGAAGGCGCCGGAATTGTAGTTAATGCCAATGGAAATTCCGAATTTAAAATTGGAGACCGAGTCGCTTTTGCCGACGTTCCTTTTGCCAATGCCGAGTTCGTTGCCGTTCCTCTTGAACATGTAATTCCGTTGCCTGAAAATATTTCTTTCGAAACCGCAGCTACAATTCTATTACAAGGTTTAACCGCTCATTATTTGGCAACTGACAGTCACAAAACACAAAAAGGAGAAACCGTTTTGGTTCATGCTTCTGCTGGAGGAGTTGGGCAATTCTTAACACAAATCAGTAAACTTTTGGGCGCGAGAGTTATCGGACTGACATCATCTGCTGAAAAAGCATCCGTTTCAAAACAAAATGGAGCCGACGCTGTTTTTCTATATTCTGAAAATTGGAAAACACAGGTATTCGATTTTTGTCCAAATGGTGTTGATGTTGTTTACGATAGTATTGGCAGTACTTTGACGGATAGTTTTGAAGTCACTAAAGAATGTGGCCAAGTTGTGTTCTTCGGAATGGCCGGTGGTGATCCCGAATTGGTAAACCCAAGAATGTTGATGGATACATCCAAAACATTAACGGGTGGCGATTTGTGGAGTTATTTAAAATCGAAAGAAGAACGAATTAAAAGAGCACATCATTTATTTGATTGGATTGCAAATGGAGATATTACCATTGCAGCACCGACTACTTTCAAACTATCCGAAGGGAAATTGGCACATGATTATCTGGAAAGCCGAAAAAGCACTGGAAAAATTATCTTGATCCCATAA
- a CDS encoding 6-pyruvoyl trahydropterin synthase family protein codes for MRVTISRKAHFNAAHRLYRKDWTFEQNDSVFGKCNNPNFHGHNYELIVSVTGEIDQETGYVMDVKFLTDIIKEEVENQMDHKNLNLDVPEFQDLNPTAENIVVVIWNKIRKRIKLDLDLEVILYETPRNFVTYKGE; via the coding sequence ATGAGAGTAACCATATCCAGAAAAGCCCATTTTAATGCAGCGCATCGCTTGTATCGAAAAGACTGGACATTCGAACAAAATGATTCCGTTTTTGGCAAATGCAACAATCCTAATTTTCACGGGCATAACTATGAATTAATAGTAAGTGTCACTGGCGAAATAGATCAGGAAACAGGCTATGTCATGGATGTAAAATTCCTTACCGATATTATCAAAGAAGAAGTAGAGAATCAAATGGATCACAAAAATTTGAATCTCGATGTTCCTGAATTTCAAGATTTAAATCCTACAGCAGAAAATATTGTAGTCGTAATTTGGAATAAAATACGAAAAAGAATAAAATTAGACTTGGATTTAGAAGTGATCCTTTATGAAACACCTCGCAATTTTGTAACCTATAAAGGAGAATGA
- a CDS encoding GNAT family N-acetyltransferase: protein MIYIRKAIPEDLSILLEFEQGIIAAERPFDPTLKEGEISYYDLKKMITAHDVEVVVAVLNDQIIGSGYARINNAKSYLNHELFAYLGFMYTHPDHRGKGVNKQIIEALSNWIRSQGIFEIRLDVYNDNPSAIKAYEKVGFKKHLINMRLGI from the coding sequence ATGATTTATATTCGAAAAGCAATCCCCGAAGACCTATCAATATTATTGGAATTTGAACAAGGAATTATAGCAGCTGAACGCCCTTTTGATCCAACACTGAAAGAGGGAGAAATAAGCTATTACGATCTAAAAAAAATGATTACTGCTCATGATGTTGAAGTCGTTGTTGCCGTATTGAACGATCAAATTATTGGTTCTGGATATGCTCGAATTAATAATGCAAAATCCTATTTGAACCATGAATTATTTGCGTATTTGGGTTTTATGTACACCCATCCAGACCATCGCGGAAAAGGAGTAAACAAACAAATTATTGAAGCATTAAGCAACTGGATTCGTTCACAAGGCATATTTGAGATCCGATTGGATGTATATAATGACAACCCTTCGGCAATAAAAGCATATGAAAAGGTAGGATTCAAAAAGCATTTAATCAACATGCGATTGGGTATATAA
- the idi gene encoding isopentenyl-diphosphate Delta-isomerase, which yields MEEEKVILVNELDEQIGLMPKLEAHEKAILHRAFSVFVLNEKKEIMLQQRAHQKYHSPLLWTNTCCSHQREGETNIQAGSRRLFEEMGFNTELKELFHFIYKAPFDNGLTEHELDHVMIGYYNGEPMINTEEVEDWKWMKIEDVKSDMLLNPSKYTVWFKIIFDEFYHFLEEHTL from the coding sequence ATGGAAGAAGAAAAAGTAATTTTAGTAAATGAGTTAGATGAACAAATTGGTTTAATGCCAAAATTAGAAGCACATGAAAAAGCTATTTTGCATCGTGCTTTTTCTGTTTTTGTTTTAAATGAGAAAAAGGAAATTATGCTCCAACAACGAGCCCATCAAAAATATCACTCTCCTTTATTATGGACAAATACTTGTTGCAGTCATCAACGAGAAGGGGAGACTAATATTCAAGCAGGCAGTCGAAGATTGTTTGAAGAAATGGGTTTTAATACCGAGTTGAAAGAACTTTTTCATTTTATATATAAAGCCCCTTTTGATAATGGTTTGACAGAGCATGAACTCGATCACGTTATGATTGGTTATTATAATGGAGAACCAATGATTAACACAGAAGAAGTTGAAGACTGGAAATGGATGAAAATTGAAGATGTAAAAAGTGATATGCTTTTGAATCCATCAAAATATACGGTTTGGTTTAAAATTATTTTTGATGAGTTTTATCATTTTCTAGAAGAACATACATTATAA
- a CDS encoding S9 family peptidase yields the protein MKKSVLILFLLSYPVMAQFQKATAPIADKKEHIRTIHGESVNDPYYWMYDYFGKGPDSTKAVDYLKAENAYLETVMSATQKLQADLFTEMKLRIKEKDESVPLFKNGYFYYTRTENGKEYYKYCRKKGNLNAKEEVLLDVDEMAKGHSYYGVTGFEISDDNKLLAFGVDEVSRRQYTIYIKNLETGELLKDAVINTEGQAVWASDNKTFFYTSKNPVTLLSEKIFRHTLGTESTNDVEVFQEKDPSNYIGVAKTKNNKYIMIYSVATMSSEIRMIKAENPTDSFTVFQPRLKDVLYDVVTLDNKFLIRTNKDGANNFKLMECPLDKTESANWKEVIPNRSDVLLQGVEEFKDFIVINERKNGLASMRVRNAKDNSEHYINFGEPTYTADFGPNPEYNSKTFRFEYTSLTTPNSTFDYNMISKDKKLMKQQTVLGGYNSKDYTTERLYATAKDGTKIPISIVYKKEFQKNGKAPLLLYAYGSYGNSTDARFSSDRLSLLNRGFAFAIAHIRGGQEMGRQWYEDGKLMKKKNTFTDFIDCSQFLIQEKFTSKEHLYALGGSAGGLLMGAVVNLAPELYNGVIAAVPFVDVVNTMLDESIPLTTNEFDEWGNPKNKEAYLYIKSYSPYENVEKKNYPNMLVTTGLHDSQVQYFEPSKWVAKLRDMKTDNNLLLLHTNMNFGHGGASGRFDYLKDVALNFAFLLNLEDINN from the coding sequence ATGAAAAAATCAGTTTTAATTTTATTTTTACTTTCCTATCCCGTAATGGCACAATTCCAAAAAGCAACCGCCCCAATAGCCGATAAAAAAGAGCACATTCGAACCATTCATGGAGAGAGCGTCAACGATCCTTATTATTGGATGTATGATTATTTTGGAAAAGGACCTGATAGCACAAAAGCCGTTGATTATCTAAAAGCAGAGAATGCTTATCTAGAAACAGTAATGAGCGCTACCCAAAAATTACAAGCTGATTTATTTACAGAAATGAAACTTCGAATAAAAGAAAAAGACGAAAGTGTTCCTTTATTCAAAAACGGCTATTTTTATTATACTCGAACAGAAAACGGGAAAGAATATTATAAATATTGCCGAAAAAAAGGGAATTTAAATGCTAAAGAAGAAGTACTATTAGACGTCGATGAGATGGCGAAAGGACATTCCTACTATGGTGTAACTGGTTTTGAAATAAGTGATGACAATAAATTATTGGCTTTTGGAGTAGACGAAGTCAGCCGAAGACAATATACGATTTACATTAAAAACCTAGAAACTGGAGAACTTCTGAAGGATGCCGTTATAAATACAGAAGGACAAGCGGTATGGGCAAGTGACAACAAAACTTTTTTTTATACTTCAAAAAATCCGGTTACGCTATTGTCCGAAAAAATATTCCGTCACACACTTGGTACCGAAAGCACGAATGATGTAGAAGTCTTTCAGGAAAAGGATCCTAGCAATTACATCGGTGTTGCAAAAACCAAGAACAACAAATACATTATGATTTATTCGGTTGCCACAATGTCTTCTGAAATCAGAATGATAAAAGCCGAAAATCCAACGGATTCTTTCACTGTTTTTCAACCTCGATTAAAAGACGTACTTTATGATGTTGTTACTTTAGACAATAAATTTTTAATTCGAACCAATAAAGATGGTGCCAATAATTTCAAATTAATGGAATGCCCTTTAGACAAAACAGAATCTGCCAATTGGAAAGAAGTTATTCCTAATCGATCTGATGTTTTACTACAAGGAGTTGAAGAATTTAAAGATTTCATAGTAATCAATGAACGCAAAAATGGTTTAGCAAGTATGAGAGTTCGAAACGCAAAGGATAATTCGGAGCATTATATCAATTTCGGCGAGCCAACTTACACCGCAGATTTTGGACCAAATCCGGAATACAACAGCAAAACCTTCCGTTTTGAGTACACTTCATTGACTACTCCAAATTCTACTTTTGATTATAATATGATTTCAAAAGACAAAAAATTGATGAAGCAACAAACCGTTTTGGGTGGTTACAATTCAAAAGATTATACAACAGAACGTTTGTATGCAACCGCAAAAGACGGCACTAAAATTCCCATTTCAATTGTTTACAAAAAAGAATTTCAAAAAAACGGAAAAGCACCTTTGTTACTTTATGCGTATGGAAGTTATGGAAACAGTACAGACGCGAGATTTTCAAGTGACCGCTTGAGTTTATTAAATAGAGGTTTTGCATTTGCTATTGCACACATTAGAGGGGGCCAAGAAATGGGACGTCAATGGTATGAAGATGGTAAACTGATGAAAAAGAAAAACACATTTACTGATTTTATTGATTGTTCCCAATTTTTAATTCAAGAAAAATTCACCAGCAAAGAACATTTGTATGCATTGGGAGGAAGTGCAGGTGGCCTTTTGATGGGAGCTGTTGTAAACTTGGCACCAGAACTTTATAATGGTGTCATTGCCGCGGTTCCGTTTGTTGATGTAGTAAACACTATGCTTGATGAAAGTATTCCGCTTACTACGAATGAATTTGACGAATGGGGAAATCCAAAAAATAAAGAGGCTTATTTATACATAAAAAGTTATAGCCCTTATGAAAATGTAGAAAAGAAAAACTACCCTAATATGCTTGTTACAACTGGCCTACACGACAGTCAAGTACAATACTTTGAACCATCGAAATGGGTAGCCAAATTAAGAGATATGAAAACCGACAATAACTTGTTATTGCTTCACACTAATATGAATTTTGGGCATGGTGGAGCAAGTGGTCGTTTTGATTATTTAAAAGATGTAGCCTTAAATTTTGCTTTTCTTTTAAATTTAGAAGATATAAACAATTAA
- a CDS encoding nuclear transport factor 2 family protein, giving the protein MKEKIVQNQVFFLLFLLIIGLNLTLAQEKKVAPTSQELYNEIAAMDTVLFDAFNAKDMAKFKPLFTEDLEWYQDNGGLLSYETVFTNFEKMFKNENKLTRQLVKGSLEVHPIKDFGAIEIGVHQFRHMENGKEEIGTFKFVMIWKKVNNQWKLSRVISYDH; this is encoded by the coding sequence ATGAAAGAAAAAATTGTACAAAACCAAGTATTTTTCCTCTTATTCCTATTAATCATAGGTTTAAATTTAACTCTGGCGCAAGAAAAAAAAGTAGCGCCAACTTCTCAAGAATTATACAACGAAATTGCAGCAATGGATACTGTCCTTTTCGATGCATTTAATGCAAAAGACATGGCCAAATTCAAACCACTTTTTACCGAAGATCTTGAATGGTATCAAGACAATGGCGGATTACTTTCTTACGAAACCGTTTTTACCAATTTTGAAAAAATGTTTAAAAACGAAAACAAACTCACTAGACAATTAGTGAAAGGAAGTCTTGAGGTGCATCCCATAAAAGATTTTGGTGCAATTGAAATTGGCGTTCATCAATTCCGACACATGGAAAACGGAAAAGAAGAAATTGGCACTTTTAAATTTGTAATGATTTGGAAAAAAGTAAACAATCAATGGAAACTATCAAGGGTGATAAGCTATGATCATTAA
- a CDS encoding GNAT family N-acetyltransferase, translating to MIIRKALIEDIKQIQAVRNSVTENTLSDPNLVTDEDCKEFLTIRGKGWVCEIDNEIVGFAIVDLKENNIWALFLNPKFEKKGIGKQLHDYMLDWCFEQTKNTLWLGTSPMTRAEYFYRKAGWVEIGTHGKNEIKFEMTHNNWISKKENQSFINP from the coding sequence ATGATCATTAGAAAAGCTTTAATTGAAGATATTAAACAGATTCAAGCAGTGCGAAATTCGGTAACAGAAAATACTTTGTCAGACCCTAACTTGGTAACAGACGAAGATTGCAAAGAATTCTTAACAATAAGAGGAAAAGGTTGGGTTTGTGAAATTGATAATGAAATTGTTGGTTTTGCAATTGTAGATTTAAAAGAAAATAATATTTGGGCATTGTTTTTAAATCCTAAATTTGAGAAAAAAGGAATTGGCAAACAGCTTCATGATTACATGCTTGATTGGTGTTTTGAGCAGACAAAAAACACTCTTTGGCTAGGCACTTCACCAATGACAAGAGCGGAATATTTTTATAGAAAAGCAGGCTGGGTAGAAATTGGCACTCACGGTAAAAACGAAATAAAATTTGAAATGACCCATAACAATTGGATATCAAAAAAGGAGAATCAATCTTTTATTAACCCGTAA
- a CDS encoding OmpA family protein gives MKIKTTLYSLFILLLLTSGYAQKKTVAKADVNYDRYAYVDAIVNYEKVAAKGYQDEKMFQKLGNAYYFKAELPQASKWYEQLFTLYPNQEAEYYYRYSQTLKSTGDYKKSDQMLEQFNLKSGNDKRGILFKENKNYLEEIKANSGRFQVVDAGVNSAFSDYGSSFLGDKLVFASARDTGGVSKKVFKWTNKSFTNLYASEMKPDGEMGIPERFVRTINSKFNESTPIFTQDGKTMYFTRNNYLEGKRGRDSSKNTLLKLYKATLNKEGEWSNVAELPFNSNEYSVAHPALSQDEKTLYFASDMPGTLGQSDLFRVKINQDGTYGTPENLGPEINTEGRETFPFVSEENELFFASDGRPGLGGLDIFVARKEVDDSFYGIQNVGEPINSNQDDFAFLINKKRNGFFTSNREGGKGYDDIYRFVEYKKLICDQMLSGLITDQETKEIVSNAKMSLFDSNFKPLQVAQTDAQGRYSFAVDCSKTYYVRAEKEDYQTKEGSVRSKSFSGSKDYSMELERRIKPITVGTDLAKTLDIPMIYFDLDKSYIRKDASYELAKVLTVMQQYPAMKIEVRSHTDSRQTAAYNEKLSDRRAKATVAWLVKNGINSARLIGKGYGESQLVNPCSDGVKCSDEEHQANRRSEFIIVSMQ, from the coding sequence ATGAAAATTAAAACTACACTATATAGCCTTTTTATATTGCTTTTGTTGACCTCAGGGTACGCCCAAAAAAAAACAGTTGCCAAAGCTGATGTCAATTACGATCGTTATGCTTATGTCGATGCCATAGTCAATTATGAGAAAGTGGCAGCCAAAGGATACCAAGACGAAAAGATGTTTCAAAAGTTAGGGAATGCCTATTATTTTAAAGCCGAATTGCCACAAGCATCAAAATGGTATGAGCAACTATTTACATTGTATCCCAATCAAGAGGCCGAATATTATTACCGCTACTCACAGACCTTAAAATCAACAGGAGATTACAAAAAGTCGGATCAAATGTTGGAACAGTTTAATTTAAAAAGTGGTAACGATAAAAGAGGGATATTATTCAAAGAGAATAAAAATTATCTAGAGGAAATCAAGGCCAATTCGGGACGTTTTCAAGTAGTGGATGCAGGAGTTAATTCGGCATTTTCAGATTATGGGAGTTCCTTTTTAGGCGATAAATTAGTATTTGCTTCCGCAAGAGATACTGGAGGTGTTTCCAAGAAAGTATTCAAATGGACCAACAAATCCTTTACCAATTTGTATGCATCAGAGATGAAACCCGATGGAGAGATGGGAATTCCGGAACGATTTGTACGTACTATCAATTCGAAGTTCAATGAATCAACTCCGATATTTACCCAAGACGGCAAAACCATGTATTTTACACGAAACAACTACCTAGAGGGCAAAAGAGGAAGAGATTCGAGTAAAAACACTTTATTAAAACTCTACAAAGCCACTCTGAATAAAGAAGGCGAGTGGAGCAATGTAGCAGAATTGCCATTTAACAGCAATGAATACAGCGTGGCTCACCCAGCATTAAGCCAAGACGAAAAAACCCTGTATTTTGCCTCGGATATGCCTGGGACATTAGGGCAGTCGGATTTGTTTAGGGTTAAAATCAATCAAGATGGTACATATGGAACTCCAGAGAATCTAGGGCCGGAAATCAATACCGAAGGCCGAGAAACCTTTCCGTTTGTATCGGAAGAAAATGAATTGTTTTTTGCCAGCGATGGCCGCCCAGGTTTAGGAGGATTGGATATTTTTGTGGCCAGAAAAGAGGTAGATGATAGTTTTTATGGCATTCAAAACGTTGGGGAGCCAATAAATAGTAATCAAGATGATTTTGCGTTTTTAATCAATAAAAAGCGCAATGGATTTTTCACATCCAATAGAGAAGGCGGAAAAGGATACGATGATATTTACCGATTTGTGGAGTACAAAAAATTGATTTGTGATCAAATGCTTTCGGGCTTGATAACAGATCAAGAAACCAAAGAAATAGTGTCGAATGCAAAGATGAGTTTATTTGATTCCAATTTCAAACCGTTGCAAGTTGCCCAAACCGATGCTCAAGGCAGGTATAGTTTTGCAGTAGATTGCAGTAAAACGTATTATGTAAGAGCCGAGAAAGAGGACTATCAAACCAAAGAAGGATCAGTTAGATCAAAAAGTTTCAGCGGAAGCAAAGACTACTCGATGGAGTTGGAGCGAAGAATCAAGCCAATAACCGTAGGAACAGATTTGGCCAAAACCTTGGACATTCCGATGATTTATTTTGATTTGGACAAGTCATACATTCGTAAGGATGCCAGTTACGAGTTGGCCAAAGTATTGACCGTTATGCAGCAATACCCAGCGATGAAAATCGAAGTTCGTTCGCATACCGATAGCCGCCAAACCGCTGCTTACAACGAGAAATTATCCGATAGAAGAGCCAAAGCTACAGTGGCTTGGTTGGTTAAAAACGGTATTAATTCAGCACGATTAATCGGGAAAGGATATGGAGAATCTCAATTGGTCAATCCATGTTCCGATGGTGTAAAATGTTCCGATGAAGAACACCAAGCCAACAGACGAAGCGAATTTATAATTGTTTCGATGCAGTAA
- a CDS encoding type I phosphomannose isomerase catalytic subunit, with amino-acid sequence MKSKIYPLRFEAILKERIWGGEKLKTILNKPITSNITGESWELSTVEGDVSVIANGEYKGTALSELINEFPNEILGTAVYKRFGNQFPLLFKYLDAREDLSIQVHPNDELAKKRHNSFGKTEMWYIMQADDDARIIVGFKDNSNAEEYLKHLKDNTLVSILDDVKVKPGDVFFLETGTVHAIGAGLLVAEIQQTSDITYRLYDFDRKDANGNTRELHVDLALEAINYKKVNTYKEYSKEVNQSNSIVACPYFTTNFIPLENDKKVENTGLTFIVYMCIEGTFEIEYDAVTYSYRKGDTVLVPAAMKSYDLRGKASILEIYIS; translated from the coding sequence ATGAAATCAAAAATATATCCATTACGTTTCGAAGCTATTCTTAAAGAAAGAATTTGGGGGGGCGAAAAATTAAAAACAATTCTAAACAAACCAATTACTTCGAATATTACTGGAGAAAGTTGGGAATTGTCTACTGTTGAAGGCGACGTTAGTGTGATTGCAAATGGCGAGTATAAAGGAACAGCACTAAGCGAATTAATCAATGAATTTCCAAATGAAATTTTGGGAACGGCAGTTTATAAAAGATTTGGGAATCAATTTCCATTGCTTTTTAAATACTTAGATGCTCGTGAAGATTTATCGATTCAAGTACATCCTAATGATGAATTGGCCAAAAAGCGACACAATTCATTTGGAAAAACTGAAATGTGGTATATTATGCAAGCTGATGATGATGCTAGAATTATCGTTGGATTCAAAGATAATTCTAATGCTGAAGAGTATTTAAAACATCTAAAAGACAATACTTTGGTGTCTATTCTTGATGATGTAAAGGTAAAACCCGGTGATGTTTTTTTTCTGGAAACAGGAACTGTTCATGCCATAGGAGCTGGATTATTAGTGGCCGAAATTCAACAAACGTCTGATATTACCTATCGTTTGTATGATTTTGATCGAAAAGATGCCAATGGGAATACTAGAGAATTACATGTAGATTTAGCATTAGAGGCAATTAATTATAAAAAAGTCAATACTTATAAGGAATATTCCAAAGAAGTTAATCAATCGAATAGTATTGTAGCATGTCCTTATTTTACAACCAATTTTATTCCTTTAGAGAATGATAAAAAAGTTGAAAATACAGGATTAACTTTTATAGTATATATGTGTATTGAAGGTACTTTTGAAATAGAATATGATGCAGTAACCTATTCATATAGAAAAGGAGATACTGTTCTTGTTCCTGCAGCTATGAAGTCTTATGATCTTAGGGGAAAAGCTTCAATTTTAGAAATTTACATTTCATAG
- a CDS encoding MepB family protein encodes MNLKKPRISIEELPQDFIYTKKILSKNGTFEISQFVLEPESTEYGACAFMINNVNILFRTAKTTPTKIGQFVTLWKRVNQGPIQPFDSTDAIDVFIISARKGDHFGLFIFPKSVLINNQIVSDTKEGKRAIRVYPPWDRTTSKQAQKTQKWQSDYFLEVTQDEKIDLKRAKLLLPTKY; translated from the coding sequence ATGAACCTCAAAAAACCAAGAATATCAATTGAAGAATTACCCCAAGATTTCATTTATACCAAAAAAATATTGAGTAAAAATGGTACTTTCGAAATATCGCAATTTGTTCTTGAACCCGAAAGTACTGAATATGGTGCCTGTGCTTTCATGATAAATAATGTAAATATTCTATTTCGAACTGCAAAAACTACACCAACCAAAATTGGACAATTTGTGACACTTTGGAAAAGAGTAAACCAAGGACCTATCCAACCTTTTGATAGTACCGATGCTATTGATGTATTTATCATTAGCGCCCGAAAAGGAGATCACTTCGGATTATTTATTTTTCCAAAATCTGTTCTTATTAATAACCAAATTGTTTCAGATACAAAAGAAGGAAAACGGGCTATCCGAGTTTACCCTCCTTGGGATCGCACTACTAGTAAACAAGCCCAAAAAACACAGAAATGGCAATCGGATTATTTCTTGGAAGTTACCCAAGATGAAAAAATAGACCTAAAACGTGCAAAATTACTCCTCCCTACAAAATACTAA
- a CDS encoding peroxiredoxin — protein sequence MELKVGDKIPKFTAKDTYGNDFDSQEIIGKKPLVIYFYPKDNTPGCTAQACSFRDQYEDFKDLGAEVIGISSDSVVSHQKFTQRFKLPFILLSDSEKKIRKLFGVPAGLFGLLPGRVTYVADKTGTIIMTFDSMMATRHIPKALEAIKKLQQ from the coding sequence ATGGAACTAAAAGTAGGAGATAAAATTCCAAAGTTTACTGCAAAAGATACTTATGGAAATGATTTTGATAGTCAAGAAATAATAGGTAAAAAGCCATTGGTTATTTATTTTTATCCAAAAGACAATACTCCAGGATGTACCGCGCAAGCCTGTAGTTTTAGGGATCAGTATGAAGATTTTAAAGATTTGGGAGCAGAGGTAATTGGGATTAGTAGTGATAGTGTTGTGTCACATCAAAAATTTACTCAACGCTTTAAATTGCCTTTTATACTTTTGTCCGATTCAGAAAAAAAAATAAGAAAACTATTTGGTGTTCCAGCAGGATTATTTGGGTTATTGCCTGGCAGAGTAACTTATGTTGCTGATAAAACAGGAACAATCATTATGACATTTGACAGTATGATGGCTACGCGTCATATTCCAAAAGCACTTGAAGCCATTAAAAAATTACAGCAATAG
- the msrB gene encoding peptide-methionine (R)-S-oxide reductase MsrB, producing MKTRTSFFCILLFLPFFFFQACGQNKETKNNAMTPIENNQSKPGNPYYSHTDTTKLNLTDAEWKKILPEDVYLVSRKADTERAFTGKYWNTDVKGTYYCAACGNLLFRSGAKFASSCGWPSFFEQENKKSVVFKNDNSIGMERIEALCGRCGGHLGHLFDDGPAPTGKRYCMNSIALDFEPDAK from the coding sequence ATGAAAACAAGAACCTCATTTTTTTGCATTTTACTATTTCTCCCTTTCTTTTTTTTTCAAGCTTGTGGGCAGAATAAAGAAACAAAAAATAACGCTATGACACCAATCGAAAACAATCAGAGCAAACCTGGTAACCCATATTATTCTCATACCGACACTACAAAACTAAATTTGACGGATGCCGAATGGAAAAAAATCTTACCAGAAGATGTTTATTTGGTTTCCAGAAAAGCCGATACCGAAAGAGCCTTTACAGGTAAATACTGGAACACCGATGTCAAAGGAACCTATTACTGTGCTGCTTGTGGCAATCTGCTTTTTCGTTCTGGAGCCAAATTTGCCAGCAGTTGTGGATGGCCCAGTTTTTTTGAACAGGAAAATAAAAAAAGTGTGGTATTCAAAAACGATAATTCAATCGGAATGGAAAGAATTGAAGCCTTATGTGGTAGATGTGGCGGTCATTTGGGACACTTATTTGATGATGGCCCTGCTCCCACCGGCAAAAGATACTGTATGAATTCTATAGCCCTTGATTTTGAACCTGATGCTAAATAA
- the msrA gene encoding peptide-methionine (S)-S-oxide reductase MsrA has product MKTILTLLACLLITGTFYSQNNNTTKKMTQSNFETITLGGGCYWCVEAVYENLKGVKSVVSGFSGGKTLNPSYEEVCSGTTGHAEVVQITFDKNVTTLDEIFKVFFTVHDPTTLNRQGGDRGTQYRSVIFYNNEEQKQEAQSIIAELKNAKVYDNPIVTTLEPFTKFYKAEDYHQNYYANNKNQPYCQMVIQPKLEKFEKVFKDKLKSKK; this is encoded by the coding sequence ATGAAAACGATATTAACCCTATTAGCTTGCTTACTTATTACTGGAACTTTTTATTCTCAAAACAATAATACTACAAAAAAAATGACACAATCTAATTTTGAAACCATAACCTTAGGCGGTGGATGCTACTGGTGTGTGGAGGCTGTTTATGAAAACTTGAAAGGAGTAAAATCGGTTGTTTCGGGTTTTTCGGGAGGCAAAACATTGAATCCAAGTTATGAAGAAGTTTGCTCTGGCACCACTGGACATGCCGAAGTTGTACAAATTACTTTTGACAAAAACGTAACTACTTTGGATGAAATTTTCAAGGTGTTTTTTACCGTACACGATCCTACAACCCTGAATAGACAAGGAGGAGACAGAGGTACACAATACCGCTCTGTAATTTTTTATAACAATGAAGAACAAAAACAAGAAGCGCAGTCAATTATTGCTGAATTAAAAAACGCAAAGGTATATGACAACCCAATTGTAACTACATTGGAACCTTTTACTAAATTTTATAAAGCCGAAGACTATCATCAAAACTATTATGCCAATAATAAAAATCAGCCTTATTGTCAAATGGTTATTCAACCCAAATTAGAAAAATTTGAAAAAGTATTTAAAGATAAGCTGAAAAGTAAAAAATAA